From the Pomacea canaliculata isolate SZHN2017 linkage group LG14, ASM307304v1, whole genome shotgun sequence genome, one window contains:
- the LOC112555499 gene encoding probable G-protein coupled receptor frpr-1: protein MDTTEIRFMTYILIATSTSDYTLRNITELEKDEEQTSTKTFLPCKNPDNPIDEKTAKIVERTLLTTVMTLLEIFGVSTNIINMAVFHRQGLRDRINLCLFSLALADCVFLLIIFAAKFHSFLGLFDANLEEFWSQRYLNTLLGFVLGTMNISNTVTAIISVERCICVLSPFIAKKFLKTRYMAILIIVMSIYILGFYSLLNMKYVTVYVTDPVSKQSHWTSRLSSFYTNDRVVIDILYNHLLSLTIPCLSLGVVVIATIIIALRLRATLAWRQETANVKTMSSKMTGEKKEAAVTKMLVVVCVVYLTCISLSVTQAFFRTLWPDYLPSGKLCSTFIIGQTLGHTFEVTNSSVTFVIYYSMGTKFRKEVKEIFCRQTKPVQPAKTFSTSMSSVQ from the coding sequence ATGGACACAACAGAGATCAGGTTTATGACATATATACTCATTGCTACTTCCACCTCAGATTACACGCTCCGTAACATTACGGAATTAGAGAAGGATGAGGAACAAACATCGACCAAAACCTTCTTGCCCTGTAAAAATCCCGATAATCCAATCGACGAGAAGACAGCGAAGATCGTGGAGAGGACGCTGCTCACTACGGTGATGACACTTTTAGAGATTTTCGGCGTGAgcacaaacatcatcaacatggCGGTGTTTCATCGCCAGGGTCTTCGCGATCGCATCAACCTCTGTCTTTTCAGCCTGGCCTTGGCAGACTGTGTATTTTTGCTTATAATCTTTGCAGCCAAGTTCCACAGCTTCCTGGGTCTGTTCGACGCCAACCTCGAAGAGTTCTGGAGCCAGAGGTATTTAAACACATTGCTGGGTTTTGTGTTGGGGACGATGAACATCTCCAACACCGTAACAGCGATAATTTCAGTCGAGAGGTGCATCTGCGTTCTGTCGCCTTTCATCGCTAAAAAGTTCCTCAAGACCAGGTACATGgccatcctcatcatcgtcatgtCCATCTACATCCTGGGCTTCTATAGTCTCCTCAACATGAAATACGTCACTGTATACGTCACCGATCCGGTCAGCAAACAGTCCCACTGGACGTCACGACTTAGCTCGTTCTACACCAACGACCGGGTGGTCATCGACATCCTCTACAACCACCTCCTCAGTCTGACTATCCCATGTCTCTCCCTCGGCGTCGTGGTCATCGCGACGATCATCATCGCGCTGAGGCTTCGCGCCACTCTGGCCTGGCGTCAGGAAACGGCCAACGTCAAGACGATGTCGTCGAAGATGACTGGCGAGAAGAAAGAGGCGGCTGTGACTAAGATGTTGGTCGTGGTCTGTGTCGTCTACTTGACGTGTATCTCGCTGTCGGTGACGCAGGCCTTCTTCAGGACCCTCTGGCCAGATTACCTCCCCTCGGGCAAGCTCTGCAGCACCTTCATCATCGGCCAAACTCTCGGTCACACTTTTGAGGTCACGAACTCCTCCGTGACCTTTGTCATCTACTATTCCATGGGGACCAAGTTCCGGAAGGAGGTAAAAGAGATTTTTTGCCGCCAAACGAAGCCCGTCCAGCCAGCAAAGACTTTCTCCACCAGCATGAGTTCAGTTCAGTGA
- the LOC112555498 gene encoding LOW QUALITY PROTEIN: monocarboxylate transporter 13-like (The sequence of the model RefSeq protein was modified relative to this genomic sequence to represent the inferred CDS: inserted 2 bases in 1 codon) yields MEAKSGYTDSMDSDILVTLPVSENPEHGAASPVEEDEKFLIPDGGWGWVVCIAAFVVNFIADGTMFSFGILLLELLDDFHESKALTSWVGSAQLGMSMLMGPLVSLSLKRFSTRQVTMAGSLVCALGLISSAFAPSVSVLIVMYGLVAGTGICMIFLSSVIAVSLYFDKKRAIATGIATSGSGVGVFVYANVCDMLLQHFTWRETVLLLGAFLLHCLACGWSSARSPPRGSVTGSGRRVAEKAGANREGTAKSCTTTWRKKTPKLQTSEGPVARKAPLLSPLHCNRCCKKRQILTASSTTRWETSDAVFAWHSLVACGGRCGQRIRSIFAVHLFSNKAFLFLLVTFSMWTVQSVPLTYLPDLALLKGVPRHQAAFLISIVGITNTASRIVAGVLVDLLHLRCIWLYVVALSIASVVCYTFPWCEGFAGLAVNSAVFGMCMAVAVSMRTIVLXQQLGLKMLTQSFGVVALFQGVFFTLDPPMAGKLYDETGAYLLPFVMAGSMYLVSALSSWWSPYSSNPRPSTYRLSLSTLEKIKMK; encoded by the exons ATGGAGGCCAAAAGTGGGTACACCGACTCAATGGATTCGGATATCTTAGTGACACTTCCGGTTTCGGAGAATCCAGAACATGGAGCAGCATCGCCTGTAGAAGAAGATGAG AAGTTTCTTATCCCCGACGGCGGCTGGGGCTGGGTCGTCTGCATCGCCGCCTTTGTTGTGAACTTCATTGCTGACGGCACGATGTTCTCATTCGGAATCCTGCTGCTGGAGCTGCTCGACGATTTTCACGAGTCCAAGGCCTTGACCTCCTGGGTTGGGTCAGCCCAGCTGGGCATGAGCATGTTGATGG gtCCGTTGGTGAGTTTGTCACTGAAGCGTTTCAGCACCAGGCAGGTGACCATGGCTGGCTCACTGGTGTGTGCACTAGGGTTAATCTCATCCGCCTTTGCACCCAGCGTGTCTGTCCTCATCGTGATGTACGGTCTTGTTGCAG gtaCCGGTATCTGCATGATTTTCCTGTCGTCCGTCATCGCTGTCAGCCTGTACTTCGACAAGAAGCGAGCCATCGCCACCGGCATCGCCACCAGTGGTTCTGGCGTCGGCGTCTTCGTCTACGCCAACGTCTGCGACATGCTGCTGCAGCACTTCACCTGGCGCGAGACCGTCCTTTTGCTGGGCGCCTTCCTCCTCCACTGCCTGGCCTGCGGTTGGTCTTCCGCCCGCTCGCCTCCGCGCGGCTCAGTCACCGGAAGCGGAAGACGTGTGGCAGAGAAGGCGGGCGCAAACAGGGAGGGGACAGCCAAGAGCTGTACAACTACGTGGAGGAAGAAGACGCCAAAACTGCAGACGTCGGAGGGA CCAGTGGCAAGAAAAGCCCCGTTACTATCCCCGCTCCACTGCAACCGCTGctgcaaaaaaagacaaatcttaACGGCGAGCAGCACCACCAGGTGGGAAACCAGCGACGCAGTGTTTGCTTGGCATTCACTAGTCGCGTGCGGTGGCAGATGTGGACAAAGAATCCGCAGTATTTTTGCGGTCCACCTCTTCAGCAACAAAGCATTCCTCTTCCTGCTTGTGACATTTTCCATGTGGACAG TCCAGTCCGTCCCGCTGACCTACCTGCCGGACCTAGCCCTATTGAAAGGCGTGCCCAGACACCAGGCTGCCTTCCTCATCTCCATCGTGGGCATCACCAACACCGCCAGCAGAATAGTCGCTGGCGTCCTCGTTGACCTGCTGCACCTGCGTTGCATCTGGCTCTACGTCGTCGCCCTCTCCATCgcctctgtcgtctgctacacgTTCCCATGGTGTGAGGGCTTCGCCGGGCTGGCCGTCAACTCCGCAGTCTTTGGAATGTGCATGG CCGTGGCGGTGTCCATGAGGACGATCGTGCT ACAGCAGCTGGGCTTGAAAATGTTGACCCAGTCCTTTGGAGTTGTTGCTCTTTTCCAAGGCGTTTTCTTCACCCTGGACCCTCCCATGGCGG GCAAGCTGTACGACGAAACTGGCGCCTACCTCCTGCCCTTTGTGATGGCCGGTTCCATGTACCTAGTCTCGGCTCTTTCCTCCTGGTGGTCGCCGTATTCTTCAAACCCGCGCCCCTCTACCTACAGACTCTCGTTGTCGACCCTCGAAAAGATCAAGATGAAGTGA
- the LOC112555651 gene encoding zinc finger protein 596-like, translated as MRVTIIWTQNIPSKVFMIPLNIWCQAPVRPLWNQKIKEDRRGRGAACPTVTERPFKKRSCRRCQTFLSTPTMSRMTIGGPITTIDLISSSENETDVESDWDFDHNANRRSRKRSSGGTSRSRKIGSNNEPQKLQLGKVLSDCGDGYVTPSCFPPSEGRSSSEFRGSVSSTSCSAGTATSEASGSENVSFQIDEAVRESKSAVLQVRHSRPNRRRRRVPYTKEELTCRECSKVFANIYRLRRHEGSHREERPHICDICGKGFKQSGHRNEHRLTHDTVGRRSFLCHYCGVIINSRSSFRYHMMSHDQMLVDVAIVTSIATASENGVGDKTKDSTRHRKHTEATELRDKSRGDGATSSYTAYDCPHCPDRFATAQSLNSHLESHPEVALRCHVQPFMCEKCGRSFTYRHNLLKHRLLHVKPVKYADLYRRKVQEHISSGKPHFTCDTCGKVYLRKETLAKHCKTHLGIKPFQCHVCCKRFTQKIHLTVHSRLHTGIRPFQCRTCRCCFLDSTALARHVERDLCRQEGFSFNIGKRGRRPFHMALDGDKKQEERKKVVNASVLHCTLCKWRGKREGNLLNHMKRVHKVGTAQMTRQQDRKDGTSTHLFPSDSSGEANLTPTHV; from the exons ATGAGGGTAACAATAATTTGGACACAAAATATCCCCAGCAAAGTTTTCATGATTCCACTGAACATCTGGTGCCAGGCGCCCGTTCGACCACTTTGGAACCAGAAGATAAAGGAAGACCGACGAGGCAGAGGCGCAGCATGCCCAACCGTTACAGAACGGCCATTCAAGAAGAGGAGCTGTCGGAGATGTCAGACTTTTCTGAGCACGCCCACGATGTCTCGGATGACGATTGGAGGCCCGATAACAACAATTGATCTCATTTCTTCCTCAGAAAATGAGACAGATGTTGAAAGCGACTGGGACTTTGATCACAACGCCAATAGAAGAAGCCGAAAAAGAAGCTCGGGTGGGACAAGCAGATCGCGAAAAATCGGCAGCAATAACGAGCCGCAAAAGTTACAGCTCGGTAAGGTGCTTTCGGACTGCGGGGATGGTTATGTCACTCCATCTTGTTTTCCACCCAGTGAGGGGAGGTCTAGCTCTGAGTTCCGCGGCTCTGTGAGCTCCACAAGCTGCTCCGCTGGCACGGCCACAAGTGAAGCGTCTGGAAGCGAAAACGTCAGCTTCCAGATTGACGAAGCTGTTCGAGAGTCCAAATCGGCGGTGCTGCAGGTTCGTCACTCGCGGCCCAACCGCAGGCGACGGCGAGTACCGTACACAAAAGAGGAGCTGACATGCCGCGAGTGCAGCAAGGTCTTTGCGAACATCTACCGGCTGCGGCGGCACGAGGGATCACACCGCGAGGAACGCCCCCACATCTGCGACATCTGTGGGAAGGGCTTCAAGCAATCCGGTCACCGCAACGAGCACAGACTGACCCACGACACCGTCGGGCGGCGCAGCTTTCTGTGCCACTACTGTGgtgtcatcatcaacagcaggtCATCTTTCCGATACCACATGATGTCACACGACCAGATGCTCGTTGATGTGGCAATTGTAACCTCAATCGCGACCGCGTCGGAAAACGGTGTTGGCGACAAGACGAAGGACTCCACCCGACATCGGAAACACACAGAGGCAACGGAGCTCCGCGACAAGAGTCGCGGTGATGGGGCGACTTCTTCCTACACCGCCTACGATTGCCCGCATTGCCCCGACCGCTTCGCCACGGCCCAGAGCTTGAACAGCCACCTGGAGTCGCACCCAGAGGTGGCGTTGCGCTGTCACGTGCAGCCGTTCATGTGCGAGAAGTGCGGGAGAAGTTTCACGTACCGCCACAACCTGTTGAAGCACCGCCTGCTGCACGTGAAGCCCGTTAAGTATGCTGACCTGTATCGGCGCAAGGTGCAGGAGCACATCTCCAGCGGCAAGCCGCACTTCACCTGCGACACCTGCGGCAAGGTGTACCTGCGCAAGGAAACGCTGGCCAAGCACTGCAAGACTCACCTGGGTATAAAGCCCTTCCAGTGCCACGTCTGCTGCAAGCGCTTCACCCAGAAGATCCACCTGACCGTCCACTCGCGTCTGCACACCGGCATCCGCCCCTTCCAGTGCCGCACGTGCCGCTGCTGCTTTCTGGACAGCACAGCACTGGCACGTCACGTGGAGCGGGATCTGTGCCGTCAGGAGGGCTTCAGCTTCAACATCGGCAAGCGGGGACGCAGGCCCTTCCACATGGCGCTTGACGGCGACAAGAAACAGGAGGAGCGTAAGAAAG TGGTCAACGCTTCCGTGCTGCACTGCACCTTGTGCAAATGGAGAGGGAAGCGTGAGGGCAACCTTCTGAACCACATGAAGCGAGTACACAAAGTTGGCACCGCGCAGATGACTAGGCAACAGGATAGAAAGGACGGCACAAGCACACATCTGTTTCCTAGCGATAGTAGCGGGGAAGCAAACCTTACACCCACACACGTGTGA
- the LOC112555050 gene encoding serine/threonine-protein phosphatase 2A regulatory subunit B'' subunit beta-like isoform X5, which translates to MIKMLLLPCWSSELTVPNGGQRGDTPHHGVLREKETHPRERELLSDLSHKDSRTSARSAPGVSSPSSPVIPSKSFTSLANIEDKENKPKLKDLSVSRVPPALREDIPQFFFPLGKPQAPLDLDGLMQRVAAEFSSFEGGKAYKEQMGRLTKVCGFPLYWKILLYRAAGGDKQGFVTLQTFSAMLKKLLSSCHDEASRFLRLMAKPGRSTLDFDDFLPLVQDVVDCHPGLSFLQDAPEFHSRYIHTVISRIFFCVNRSWTGRITLPELRKSNFLQVLSILEEEEDINQVTEYFSYEHFYVIYCKFWELDKDHDLFIDRADLARHNDHVLNSRIIDRIFSGAVTRGKDFQEGRMSYKEFVWFLISEEDKKHPTSIEYWFRCMDLDGDGVISMYEMEYFYQEQMQKMEALGIEKLPFEDCLCQMFDLVRPREAETITLGDLKNCRMANIFFDTFFNLDKFLEHEQRDPFANARDLDAAGNEVSDWDRYAAEEYDILVAEEGVNEHEEIFSQTFTRSHYEDDFEPDDDEAVQEELARLTDPPQRKVTPRLHPVSNDDMYDFSGNSLGF; encoded by the exons TTGACAGTTCCAAATGGGGGTCAGAGAGGGGACACACCACATCATGGAGTGCTCCGGGAGAAGGAGACACACCCTCGAGAGAGAGAACTGCTTTCAGATCTTTCCCACAAAGACAGCAGAACATCAGCAAGGTCAGCTCCAGGGGTGTCTTCACCATCTTCACCAGTTATACCATCAAAATCATTCACATCGTTGGCCAACATCGAAGACAAGGAAAATAAGCCTAAATTAAAGGACTTGTCAGTGTCTCGCGTACCACCTGCACTTCGAGAGGACATCCCACAGTTCTTCTTTCCTTTGGGAAAACCACAAGCCCCCTTGGATTTGGATGGTCTGATGCAGAGGGTTGCAGCAGAGTTTTCCTCTTTTGAGGGTGGAAAAGCCTATAAGGAGCAGATGGGTCGTCTGACAAAG GTCTGTGGCTTCCCACTGTattggaaaatattattatatcgTGCAGCAGGGGGAGACAAGCAAGGTTTTGTTACCCTGCAGACTTTTTCTGCAATGTTGAAAAA GCTTTTGTCATCGTGTCATGATGAAGCATCAAGATTCCTTCGGCTGATGGCCAAGCCAGGGCGATCAACGCTCGATTTTGATGACTTTTTACCGTTAGTACAG GATGTTGTAGATTGCCACCCAGGTCTTTCATTCCTACAGGATGCTCCGGAGTTCCATTCACGCTACATTCACACT GTGATCTCTCGgatatttttttgtgtcaaCCGGTCATGGACGGGTCGAATAACATTACCAGAGCTCAGGAAAAGCAACTTTCTACAG GTATTATCCATCTTGGAAGAAGAGGAGGACATTAACCAAGTGACAGAGTATTTTTCCTATGAACATTTCTATGTTATCTACTGTAAGTTCTGGGAGCTGGATAAGGATCATGACCTTTTCATCGACAGAGCTGACCTAGCCAGACACAATGACCATG ttctcAATTCAAGAatcattgacagaatattttctGGCGCAGTTACGAG GGGGAAAGACTTTCAGGAGGGTCGCATGTCCTACAAAGAATTTGTGTGGTTCTTGATCTCCGAGGAGGACAAAAAGCATCCTACAAG CATTGAGTATTGGTTTCGCTGTATGGACTTGGATGGAGATGGTGTGATCTCAATGTATGAGATGGAATACTTCTATCAGGAACAGATGCAGAAGATGGAAGCCTTAGGCATTGAAAAGCTCCCTTTTGAAGACTGCTTGTGTCAG ATGTTTGATTTGGTGCGTCcaagagaggcagagacaaTAACTCTTGGGGACCTCAAGAATTGCCGCATGGCAAATATCTTCTTTGACACATTCTTCAACCTTGACAAGTTCCTAGAGCATGAACAGAGAGATCCTTTTGCCAACGCAAGG GATTTGGATGCAGCAGGAAATGAAGTGTCAGATTGGGATCGCTATGCAGCAGAAGAGTATGATATTCTTGTGGCAGAGGAAGGTGTCAATGAACATGAGGAAAT CTTTTCTCAGACCTTCACTCGGAG TCATTATGAAGACGACTTTGAGCCAGATGATGATGAGGCTGTGCAGGAGGAACTTGCTCGACTTACAGATCCTCCCCAGCGCAAGGTCACCCCAAGGCTTCATCCAGTCTCGAACGATGACATGTATGATTTCAGCGGCAACAGTCTGGGTTTTTGA